A genomic stretch from Desulfobacterales bacterium includes:
- a CDS encoding MBL fold metallo-hydrolase: protein MKAPIHSYADNLYLIELTPPLAGFSRFIGAWAYKGPSTVLVDVGPAATVPLLRQALQKIGITHLDYILLTHIHLDHAGGVGALSLHFPDTPIVVHANGLAHLMAPERLWAGSLTTLGETAKAYGPLTAVPAPLLMAADRFKSPAITPLETLGHSPHHVSYLTPDYLFAGEAGGVCIQLPDGRSWMRPATPATFFLDKALSSLNALIALNPDTICYGHFGLQPDAAQYLVRHRAQLLFWERVIELEAKCGPTENLVTRCLDRLLSEDPELVGYDQLPEAEREREVFFLTNSIKGFLSWCLKDSDPLR, encoded by the coding sequence TTGAAAGCGCCTATTCATTCATATGCCGACAACCTGTATCTTATTGAATTGACCCCGCCCTTGGCGGGGTTTTCGCGGTTTATTGGGGCGTGGGCTTATAAGGGGCCCTCTACGGTTCTCGTGGATGTCGGACCGGCCGCAACTGTTCCTTTATTACGGCAGGCGCTTCAAAAAATAGGGATTACGCATCTCGATTATATCCTTCTGACGCATATTCATTTGGATCATGCGGGCGGCGTCGGGGCGTTGTCTCTTCATTTTCCCGATACCCCGATCGTTGTCCATGCAAACGGTCTCGCGCATTTGATGGCGCCGGAGCGTCTTTGGGCCGGCTCCCTGACCACGCTTGGCGAAACGGCAAAAGCTTATGGCCCCCTCACCGCTGTCCCTGCGCCGCTGCTCATGGCGGCAGACCGGTTTAAGTCCCCTGCCATCACGCCATTGGAGACCCTCGGGCATTCGCCGCATCATGTGAGTTATCTAACCCCCGATTATTTATTTGCCGGTGAAGCTGGCGGCGTCTGTATTCAGCTGCCGGACGGGCGATCCTGGATGCGGCCCGCCACCCCCGCGACGTTCTTTCTTGATAAAGCCCTGTCCAGCTTGAATGCCTTGATCGCCCTGAACCCCGATACCATCTGCTATGGCCATTTCGGTCTTCAACCCGATGCGGCGCAATACCTGGTTCGTCACCGGGCGCAGCTTCTTTTTTGGGAAAGAGTGATCGAATTGGAAGCCAAATGTGGCCCCACGGAGAATCTGGTAACGCGTTGCCTTGACCGGCTGCTTTCAGAAGATCCGGAGCTGGTGGGTTATGATCAATTGCCGGAAGCAGAGCGGGAACGGGAAGTGTTTTTTTTAACCAATAGTATCAAGGGGTTTTTAAGTTGGTGCCTGAAAGATTCCGATCCATTGAGATGA
- a CDS encoding zinc-ribbon domain-containing protein — protein MNVVCDNCQSKFTIPDDKIPSGKTVTLKCTKCESRITVTGPPAPSSDATAVMDSDISNTEESPFGYMEEGVETALICESDPSIKSQIKAALAEMGYRMTEAADARSALRNMRYHEYDVVVVNELFGTNDPGANGVLIYLERQLMSVRRNIFVTLLSRRFQTMDQMMAFNNSVDLILNIDNIGEFGKILTRALKEKKAFYRVFRETMKKIGRY, from the coding sequence ATGAATGTTGTTTGCGACAACTGCCAGAGCAAATTCACTATTCCGGACGATAAAATTCCTTCAGGGAAAACCGTGACGCTTAAATGCACCAAATGCGAAAGCCGAATAACGGTGACCGGTCCGCCTGCCCCTTCAAGCGATGCAACGGCCGTGATGGATTCGGATATTTCAAATACGGAGGAAAGCCCGTTTGGCTATATGGAGGAGGGGGTCGAAACCGCGCTGATTTGTGAATCGGACCCGTCTATCAAAAGTCAAATCAAGGCTGCCCTCGCTGAAATGGGGTATCGAATGACGGAAGCCGCGGATGCCCGCAGTGCGTTGCGGAATATGCGGTATCATGAGTATGATGTGGTGGTTGTCAATGAATTGTTCGGCACGAACGACCCCGGCGCCAACGGGGTCCTGATCTATTTGGAACGTCAGTTGATGTCGGTACGCCGGAATATTTTTGTGACGCTGTTAAGCCGGCGGTTTCAAACCATGGATCAGATGATGGCCTTTAATAATAGTGTTGATTTGATTCTTAATATCGACAATATCGGCGAGTTTGGTAAAATTTTGACTCGCGCTTTAAAGGAAAAAAAAGCGTTTTACCGTGTTTTCAGGGAAACGATGAAGAAGATTGGACGCTACTAA
- a CDS encoding PilT/PilU family type 4a pilus ATPase: MKKQEIDHILTRMLDAHRNVSDLNWTVGKPLQVESAGELIPVEMEPHFGNLTPFQTEIFALNLINQDHRLTEKLLTEGSCDLSYHLAGKARFRVNIFSQSNYISAVLRKLETKIPTIRELELPEIFYKIAQERNGIVFVTGATGSGKSTSLAAILDQVNETKSVHVVTLEDPIEYQHPHKKSTFNQRELGADFSAFASGLRAALRQAPKVILVGEMRDRETVEIGLSAAETGHLVLTTLHTVDAGQTINRILGMFNTEEENQVRIRLADTLRWIVGQRLLPKVGGGRIAAFEILGTNLRVKESILHGESEGKTFYEMMQAGRPFGMITFDEYIADLYEKGLVSQETAMAYASRKAVMSRSIDSVKSSRGEATTDINSLEIDREYQKSVRK, encoded by the coding sequence ATGAAAAAACAGGAAATCGACCATATATTGACACGAATGCTGGATGCGCACCGTAACGTGTCGGATTTGAATTGGACGGTTGGAAAGCCGTTGCAAGTGGAAAGCGCCGGAGAATTGATTCCCGTGGAAATGGAGCCACATTTCGGCAACCTGACGCCCTTTCAAACGGAGATTTTTGCCCTGAATCTGATCAATCAGGATCATCGCCTGACGGAAAAGCTGTTGACGGAAGGCTCTTGTGATCTTTCCTACCATCTGGCCGGAAAGGCGCGTTTCCGGGTCAATATCTTTTCACAATCCAATTATATTTCAGCGGTTTTAAGAAAACTTGAGACCAAGATTCCCACGATTCGCGAGCTGGAGCTTCCGGAAATTTTTTATAAAATCGCGCAGGAACGAAATGGCATTGTCTTTGTCACCGGTGCCACCGGGTCCGGAAAATCAACCTCTCTGGCGGCCATTCTGGACCAGGTAAATGAAACCAAATCCGTTCATGTGGTCACCTTGGAAGATCCCATTGAATATCAGCACCCGCACAAGAAATCGACGTTCAATCAGCGGGAACTGGGGGCGGATTTTAGCGCCTTTGCCAGCGGATTGCGTGCCGCCCTTCGTCAGGCCCCCAAGGTGATTCTGGTCGGCGAAATGCGGGATCGGGAGACGGTTGAGATCGGACTGAGCGCCGCGGAAACCGGCCACCTCGTGTTGACCACACTGCATACGGTGGATGCAGGGCAAACCATAAACCGCATTCTGGGTATGTTTAACACGGAAGAGGAGAATCAAGTCCGTATACGGCTGGCGGACACCTTGCGTTGGATTGTCGGGCAGCGGCTGTTGCCCAAGGTGGGCGGTGGACGAATCGCGGCCTTTGAGATACTCGGCACCAACCTGCGGGTAAAAGAATCGATACTCCATGGTGAATCCGAGGGCAAGACCTTTTACGAAATGATGCAGGCGGGACGCCCCTTTGGCATGATCACCTTTGATGAATACATTGCGGATCTTTATGAGAAGGGGTTGGTTTCGCAGGAGACGGCTATGGCCTATGCTTCCAGAAAGGCCGTCATGAGCCGGAGCATTGATTCGGTCAAAAGCTCCCGAGGAGAAGCCACCACGGATATCAACTCTCTTGAAATTGACCGGGAATACCAGAAATCCGTCCGCAAATAA
- a CDS encoding type IV pilus twitching motility protein PilT: MAKLDAFFKLMHDQGASDLHLASGQPPALRLRGDIERIKYKTLDNDELRSMLYEIASEEKIKVFEETGDVDFGYEIPGMARYRANFFMQKNGVAAVFREIPSQIMTAEQLGLPPVIPKLSGLPRGLVLVTGPTGSGKSTTLAAIIDVANRTRKDHIITVEDPIEFVHQSQGCIVNHREVGLHTKTFSAALRGALREDPDIILVGEMRDRETISLAIEAASTGHLVFGTLHTSSAAKTIDRVVEVFPANEQAQIRSTLADGIRAVVAQVLFKRIDKPGRCAALEIMIASPAVRNLIRESKTHQIPSMIQTGKKYGMLLLDDAIMELYQKGWISPDEAYMKANDKSRFRPFIKAPPADFTEA; the protein is encoded by the coding sequence ATGGCAAAATTAGATGCCTTTTTCAAACTAATGCACGATCAGGGCGCATCCGACCTTCACTTGGCTTCAGGGCAACCGCCGGCGCTGCGGCTTCGAGGCGACATTGAACGGATCAAATACAAAACCCTCGATAACGATGAGCTTCGTTCGATGCTCTATGAGATCGCTTCCGAGGAGAAAATAAAGGTTTTTGAAGAAACAGGAGATGTTGATTTCGGTTATGAAATTCCCGGCATGGCTCGTTATCGCGCCAATTTTTTCATGCAAAAAAATGGTGTCGCTGCGGTATTCAGGGAGATTCCGAGCCAGATTATGACCGCCGAGCAACTCGGGTTGCCGCCGGTCATTCCGAAATTATCCGGGTTGCCCAGGGGCCTGGTGCTGGTTACGGGGCCTACCGGCTCTGGTAAATCAACGACGCTGGCTGCCATTATCGATGTGGCCAATCGTACGCGCAAGGATCACATCATTACCGTTGAGGATCCTATCGAGTTTGTTCATCAGAGCCAGGGCTGCATCGTTAATCACCGTGAAGTCGGGCTTCATACCAAAACGTTCAGCGCAGCCCTTCGCGGCGCCTTGCGTGAAGATCCGGACATTATTCTGGTCGGTGAAATGCGGGACAGGGAGACCATCTCTCTGGCCATTGAAGCCGCTTCTACCGGGCACCTGGTATTTGGCACACTTCATACTTCCAGTGCCGCCAAAACCATAGACCGTGTGGTGGAAGTGTTTCCGGCCAATGAGCAGGCGCAGATTCGCTCGACGCTCGCGGACGGCATTCGGGCAGTAGTGGCCCAGGTGCTTTTTAAGCGGATCGATAAACCGGGCCGGTGTGCCGCACTTGAGATTATGATTGCCAGCCCGGCCGTTCGCAACCTGATTCGGGAGTCCAAAACACACCAGATTCCTTCCATGATTCAGACTGGAAAGAAATACGGCATGTTGCTTCTCGACGATGCGATTATGGAATTATATCAGAAGGGATGGATCAGCCCGGATGAGGCCTATATGAAGGCCAATGACAAATCCAGATTCCGGCCCTTCATTAAAGCGCCGCCTGCGGATTTTACCGAGGCGTAA
- a CDS encoding DivIVA domain-containing protein, whose protein sequence is MTGISPLDIQQRQFRIKFRGFDIREVDAFLEQIADTIESMQTESTRLRDEIQRMASELKGHKEREESFKRAMLVSQQTIEQMKENAQKEAELIVADAEVRAEKILNRAHNRLAQLHEDMAELKRQRVQIEVQIRSVLETHSKLLDLGKEELRSLDEEDSKIKLLTK, encoded by the coding sequence ATGACCGGAATCTCTCCCCTTGACATTCAGCAGCGCCAGTTTCGAATTAAATTCAGAGGGTTTGACATCAGGGAAGTCGATGCTTTTTTAGAACAAATCGCTGACACGATTGAGTCGATGCAAACGGAATCCACTCGGCTTCGTGACGAAATTCAACGGATGGCTTCGGAGTTAAAGGGGCATAAGGAACGCGAAGAGTCGTTTAAACGGGCCATGCTGGTTTCACAGCAAACCATTGAACAGATGAAGGAAAATGCTCAAAAGGAGGCCGAACTCATCGTTGCGGATGCGGAAGTCAGGGCTGAGAAAATTCTAAACCGTGCTCATAACCGGTTGGCGCAGCTTCATGAGGATATGGCCGAACTCAAGCGTCAACGGGTTCAGATAGAGGTTCAGATTCGTTCGGTTCTTGAAACCCATTCCAAGCTGCTCGATCTCGGTAAGGAAGAACTCAGGTCTTTGGATGAAGAAGACAGCAAGATCAAGCTGCTGACGAAATAG
- a CDS encoding YggT family protein has product MAAAKVIDYVLLFFLVIVFARAVLSWVNPDPYNPIVRFINSVTEPVLYRIRRSIPVTFGGIDLSPIIVFLAIVFLREFLVKSLFSLSEMLL; this is encoded by the coding sequence ATGGCGGCAGCGAAAGTGATTGACTATGTGCTGCTGTTTTTTTTGGTCATCGTTTTTGCGCGCGCTGTGTTGTCCTGGGTTAATCCGGATCCTTATAACCCGATTGTTCGGTTTATCAACAGCGTTACCGAGCCGGTGCTCTATCGCATTCGCCGCTCGATTCCGGTGACATTCGGCGGTATCGATCTTTCGCCCATTATTGTTTTTTTGGCTATTGTGTTTTTAAGGGAATTTTTGGTAAAAAGCCTCTTTTCACTGTCGGAAATGTTGTTGTAA
- the proC gene encoding pyrroline-5-carboxylate reductase, whose protein sequence is MEQKIGFVGAGNMAEAIIGAVIRAKLVTPENIFASDVRVERLDDLKKTYGITTSLNNRSMLSGCDIIFLAVKPQQINEVLSDIAINPSEDKPRRKLIISIAAGIRLEKIETALYASLSPEARSNLPIIRVMPNTPALVLRGMSGMSPNISCTLEDIENARLILASMGKVIQFQEKDLDAVTALSGSGPAYVFYLAELMIAAGIQLGLTASDSKALTITTMEGAVALLTQGNASPETLRAKVTSPGGTTAAAISHMEANGVSSHIVNAIVAAAERSRELSR, encoded by the coding sequence ATGGAACAAAAGATCGGATTTGTCGGCGCCGGGAACATGGCGGAAGCAATCATTGGCGCGGTGATCCGCGCTAAATTGGTCACGCCTGAAAACATCTTCGCGAGCGACGTTCGAGTGGAACGACTCGATGATCTGAAAAAGACTTACGGAATCACAACATCTCTGAATAACAGGTCTATGTTATCCGGTTGCGACATTATTTTTTTAGCCGTTAAACCCCAACAAATCAACGAGGTATTGTCCGATATCGCGATAAATCCATCCGAAGATAAGCCCAGACGAAAGTTAATCATCTCCATTGCAGCGGGGATCAGATTAGAAAAAATAGAGACCGCTTTGTACGCTTCCCTTTCACCGGAAGCGCGATCGAACCTTCCGATTATTCGCGTCATGCCCAATACGCCGGCATTAGTGCTAAGGGGCATGTCCGGAATGAGTCCCAATATCAGCTGCACCCTGGAAGATATTGAAAACGCGCGCCTCATTTTGGCCTCAATGGGCAAGGTTATACAATTTCAGGAAAAAGACTTGGATGCCGTTACAGCGTTGTCCGGCTCGGGGCCGGCCTATGTATTTTACCTTGCGGAATTAATGATCGCTGCCGGCATTCAACTCGGGTTGACCGCTAGCGATTCAAAAGCGCTAACCATTACCACCATGGAGGGGGCGGTCGCATTATTAACTCAAGGGAATGCTTCCCCCGAAACCCTTCGGGCAAAAGTAACCTCTCCTGGAGGCACAACAGCGGCGGCCATCAGTCATATGGAGGCCAACGGGGTTTCGTCGCATATTGTGAATGCCATTGTCGCAGCAGCCGAACGCTCAAGAGAACTTAGCCGATAA
- a CDS encoding cytochrome c biogenesis protein CcdA — MFTDPVSYWAAFIAGLLSFFSPCILPLIPAYFTFISGFSLEELTTLKGKDVRKKVISSTVSYVLGFSLIFILMGASASYLGNLLFKYIDYIRVGGGILIIILGIHLTGIFRFRALDFEKRVHLDKKPLHFFGTFLVGMAFAAGWSPCIGPLLGSILIIASSKETVLQGILLLSLYSAGLAIPFLVLSMFANLLLFFIKKAVKAIKYLNPAAGILLILIGMMLVLNKLNFFVGQM; from the coding sequence ATGTTCACAGATCCCGTCTCATATTGGGCCGCCTTCATTGCGGGGCTACTCTCTTTTTTTTCACCCTGCATATTACCACTGATACCGGCCTACTTCACCTTTATCTCCGGATTTTCCCTGGAAGAACTAACCACGCTGAAGGGAAAAGATGTCCGGAAAAAGGTGATTTCTTCAACCGTGTCCTATGTGCTGGGCTTTTCGCTTATATTTATTCTGATGGGGGCCTCGGCCTCATATCTGGGCAATCTGCTGTTTAAATATATCGATTATATCCGCGTCGGCGGCGGCATTCTGATCATCATCCTCGGTATCCACCTGACCGGTATTTTCCGGTTCCGAGCCCTTGATTTTGAAAAACGGGTCCATCTGGATAAAAAGCCGCTCCACTTTTTCGGCACCTTTTTGGTCGGCATGGCGTTCGCCGCCGGATGGAGCCCCTGTATCGGCCCATTGCTCGGCTCAATTCTGATTATCGCCAGCAGCAAGGAGACAGTGCTTCAGGGGATTCTTCTTTTATCTCTTTATTCAGCGGGATTGGCAATTCCCTTTCTGGTGCTTTCCATGTTTGCAAACCTTTTATTATTTTTTATTAAAAAGGCGGTCAAGGCGATTAAATATTTAAATCCTGCAGCCGGTATTCTTCTGATTCTTATCGGAATGATGCTCGTACTGAATAAATTGAATTTTTTTGTGGGCCAGATGTAA
- a CDS encoding DUF255 domain-containing protein yields MAKKMLVIIGFVLVSCLVCAANVTAAKQIKWHPYDEGLALSQKEGKKIFLHFYADWCHFCKEMKKRTFANNDIIDYLNENFISILIDTDKEGKLTATYFVRGLPATFFLKPDGTKINVPIEENKSMSNIPGFISDDMFLKLIRFIHDDSYNSMNFKHYIEKSASGEGTSKPQ; encoded by the coding sequence ATGGCAAAAAAAATGTTGGTGATCATTGGCTTTGTTTTGGTTTCATGTTTGGTTTGCGCCGCAAACGTTACAGCCGCAAAACAAATCAAGTGGCACCCTTATGATGAAGGTCTGGCCTTGAGTCAAAAGGAAGGGAAAAAAATTTTTCTGCATTTCTATGCGGACTGGTGTCATTTTTGCAAAGAAATGAAAAAAAGAACCTTCGCCAACAATGATATCATTGATTATCTGAATGAAAATTTCATATCCATCCTCATAGACACCGATAAGGAAGGAAAACTGACCGCAACCTACTTTGTCCGGGGTCTTCCGGCAACCTTTTTTCTGAAACCGGACGGCACGAAGATCAATGTGCCCATTGAAGAAAATAAATCCATGAGCAATATCCCCGGATTTATTTCCGATGATATGTTCTTGAAACTGATTCGATTCATTCACGATGACAGCTATAACAGTATGAACTTTAAGCACTACATTGAAAAAAGCGCGTCCGGGGAAGGCACGTCAAAACCCCAATAA
- a CDS encoding ChaN family lipoprotein, translating into MKKKDPQVPHSGAFFVLLIVCLFLMAAFWGCAERPKRMQLILKDRTMSFAPGSIIATNTGRQIPFETMMADLSTVTVIYIGESHTNAEHHEIQLKILTSLHNRFPGLAVGMEMFDRTYQPQLDVWSDGKMDENQFLKKVHWYANWRYHYALYRPILQFVKANHLPLIGLNLPFHIPPKISIGGIASLSDEEKRHLPGAIDFTDVEHRGYLQKIYSHHRIPGRDDFEAFYEAQCAWEDTMAETIARHSPTGKMAVLVGNGHIFRKFGIPNRAFNRFPADYRTVYPAEAGGDIEPTAADYIWVTAPANTLRIPHQKRIEADTE; encoded by the coding sequence TTGAAAAAAAAAGATCCGCAGGTACCGCATAGCGGGGCATTTTTTGTACTCCTGATCGTCTGCTTATTCCTGATGGCGGCCTTCTGGGGATGCGCGGAACGTCCCAAGCGAATGCAACTCATCTTAAAGGATCGCACCATGTCATTTGCGCCGGGAAGCATTATTGCGACCAACACCGGCAGGCAAATTCCCTTCGAAACGATGATGGCGGATCTATCCACCGTAACAGTGATCTACATCGGAGAATCCCATACCAACGCCGAACATCATGAAATTCAACTAAAAATTCTTACCTCGCTTCACAATCGATTTCCGGGCCTGGCCGTTGGAATGGAAATGTTCGACCGCACCTATCAGCCGCAACTGGATGTATGGTCCGACGGAAAGATGGATGAGAATCAATTTCTTAAAAAGGTTCATTGGTATGCCAATTGGCGTTACCATTACGCACTGTATCGACCAATCCTCCAATTCGTAAAAGCAAATCATCTGCCTTTAATTGGTCTGAACCTACCGTTTCATATTCCGCCCAAGATCAGCATCGGTGGCATCGCATCGTTATCGGATGAGGAAAAGCGACACCTGCCCGGTGCCATAGACTTTACAGACGTCGAGCACCGCGGCTATCTTCAAAAAATCTATTCGCACCACAGAATTCCCGGACGTGATGATTTTGAAGCGTTTTACGAAGCCCAGTGCGCTTGGGAGGATACCATGGCCGAAACCATCGCCCGCCATTCTCCCACCGGCAAAATGGCGGTACTGGTCGGCAACGGCCACATCTTTCGAAAATTCGGAATACCCAATCGCGCGTTCAACCGCTTTCCAGCGGATTACCGCACGGTGTACCCGGCTGAAGCGGGCGGAGATATCGAGCCTACCGCCGCCGATTATATTTGGGTCACCGCCCCGGCGAACACTCTGCGCA